The Engystomops pustulosus chromosome 1, aEngPut4.maternal, whole genome shotgun sequence genome has a window encoding:
- the RAD23B gene encoding UV excision repair protein RAD23 homolog B produces MQITMKTLQQQTFKIEIDCEETVKALKEKIEQEKGKDAFPVAGQKLIYAGKILNDDTALKEYKIDEKNFVVVMVTKPKAPTGSSAPAPTPSLPASTITITAPSSPPLSYTPMSRANSAVPNPYPLPNVPIPSPLTADPIPPILPTVVKPEEKKESPDETVSPSTECSIPSDSSRPSLFEDATSALVTGQSYENMVTEIMSMGYDREQVIAALRASFNNPDRAVEYLLMGIPSDREGQAAADPPQAVSSAPTQPLPAVAGAGAGATSTTPTPSTGGNPLAFLQNQPQFTQMRQIIQQSPSLLPALLQQIGRENPSLLQQISQHQEQFIQMLNDPIPESGGQGGGRGGGGGGGGSGGVAAEAGSGHMNYIQVTPQEKEAIERLKALGFPEGLVVQAYFACEKNENLAANFLLQQNFDDD; encoded by the exons ATGCAGATTACTATGAAAACACTGCAGCAGCAGACCTTCAAGATAGAGATCGACTGCGAGGAGACG GTCAAAGCTTTGAAAGAGAAAATTGAACAAGAGAAGGGAAAGGATGCATTTCCTGTTGCTGGGCAAAAGTTAATTTATGCAG GTAAAATCCTTAATGATGACACAGCACTTAAAGAATACAAAATTGATGAGAAAAACTTTGTAGTGGTCATGGTGACAAAA ccaaaggCTCCAACTGGTTCTTCTGCACCTGCACCAACACCATCCCTGCCTGCCAGCACTATTACTATTACAGCCCCTTCATCACCACCCTTGTCATACACACCAATGTCTCGAGCCAATTCTGCCGTACCTAACCCTTACCCCCTTCCTAATGTCCCTATACCTAGTCCACTTACAGCAGACCCTATCCCACCCATTCTTCCTACGGTGGTTAAGCctgaagagaagaaagaaagtccTGATGAAACAGTCAGTCCTTCAACTGAGTGCAG CATACCCAGTGATTCTTCTCGACCTTCACTTTTTGAAGATGCGACAAGTGCACTAG TTACAGGACAGTCATACGAGAATATGGTAACAGAGATAATGTCTATGGGCTATGACCGAGAGCAAGTTATTGCAGCACTTCGAGCTAGTTTCAACAATCCTGATAGGGCTGTGGAATACCTCCTCATG GGAATCCCAAGTGACAGAGAAGGTCAGGCAGCTGCTGATCCTCCACAGGCAGTCAGTAGTGCTCCTACTCAGCCTCTCCCAGCAGTAGCTGGAGCTGGGGCAGGGGCAACTTCAACTACACCTACACCTTCCACTGGAG gAAATCCCCTTGCTTTCTTGCAGAATCAGCCTCAATTTACGCAGATGAGGCAAATTATTCAACAGAGTCCCTCTTTATTACCGGCACTTCTCCAGCAGATAGGACGGGAAAATCCCTCATTACTGCAG CAAATTAGTCAACATCAAGAACAGTTCATTCAGATGTTGAATGATCCCATCCCAGAATCGGGCGGACAGGGaggtggcagaggaggaggaggaggaggaggcggcagtgGAGGAGTAGCAGCTGAGGCTGGAAGTGGTCATATGAACTACATTCAAGTCACACCTCAGGAAAAAGAAGCTATAGAAAGG CTAAAAGCACTAGGATTCCCTGAAGGACTTGTGGTACAGGCTTATTTTGCATGTGAGAAGAATGAAAATCTTGCGGCCAACTTTCTCCTACAGCAGAACTTTGATGACGATTGA